One Dermacentor andersoni chromosome 6, qqDerAnde1_hic_scaffold, whole genome shotgun sequence genomic window carries:
- the LOC126521193 gene encoding uncharacterized protein — MTSNPHSRALFVKADGGPMYFSMVPCSERKEIRQLIENGGGVLLRLDKNPDVVRLVPTSITTTEGPDDAFSTIYIRACVYSNKLFPLKEFILPRVSAAETDGDCKVRKLCSVRSRREYTLEEEIAMAKYIANKPSVRVRGNAVYKEMAAACAVPGGHPWQSLKQHYLKKILPFKHQYESPVASKLVKRHAREAQEARDAAPSATSERKIVNVEDGSSDDEQLPKPRGATDGGVEKKSVRLRGQYTLGEQIAMAKYIANKPNVRVRGNAIYKEMAAACAVPGNHPWQSLRQHYLKKILPWKRLYESLGACELVKRYAHEAQEARDASPCATSERGIVLVEDSSSDYEQFPKPRRAADGEVENWDTKTEVVEETECQGASCYLQDCDTPAVGKRSSRQRRMKHKKVLLSAASFSGSCKKSSSEVPPRNKSNVPTCGKNSHDDGIVDSSQTADEVVPKKSAMPTPQRVHSKTSSIQTQSHPGKRNDRVGIADSQTAAVAETNSGKKHVLQSSRRKSKNAKQQETPADESTHVHSIPDSDLSGELCVPDIVGMQQTTQPSPQKKVGTATSQKHTSGHLSPSLLFQSHDCTAS; from the coding sequence ATGACCAGTAATCCGCACAGCCGAGCGCTCTTCGTGAAAGCGGATGGCGGGCCCATGTACTTTTCCATGGTGCCCTGCTCGGAGCGAAAGGAGATACGCCAGCTTATAGAAAATGGAGGCGGCGTTCTTCTGCGGCTGGATAAGAATCCTGACGTCGTCCGGTTGGTGCCCACTTCAATTACAACGACGGAAGGCCCCGATGACGCTTTCTCTACCATTTACATACGTGCTTGCGTTTACAGCAACAAGCTCTTTCCTCTGAAAGAATTCATATTGCCGAGAGTGTCAGCTGCGGAGACAGACGGAGATTGCAAGGTGCGTAAACTGTGCTCCGTTCGCTCAAGACGCGAGTACACGCTTGAGGAAGAAATTGCAATGGCGAAGTACATAGCGAACAAGCCCAGTGTCCGTGTACGAGGCAACGCTGTATACAAGGAAATGGCTGCGGCCTGTGCGGTGCCTGGCGGTCACCCATGGCAATCCCTGAAGCAGCATTACCTGAAGAAAATACTCCCGTTTAAACATCAGTACGAGTCACCTGTCGCGAGTAAACTCGTCAAGAGACATGCCCGCGAGGCACAAGAAGCGCGTGACGCCGCGCCGAGCGCCACTTCAGAGCGCAAGATAGTTAACGTTGAAGACGGCAGCAGCGATGACGAACAGTTGCCCAAGCCGCGGGGAGCGACTGACGGTGGAGTCGAAAAGAAGTCCGTTCGCCTAAGAGGCCAGTACACGCTTGGCGAACAAATTGCGATGGCGAAGTACATAGCAAACAAGCCCAATGTCCGTGTCCGTGGCAACGCGATATACAAGGAAATGGCTGCGGCCTGTGCGGTGCCTGGCAATCACCCGTGGCAGTCACTGAGGCAGCATTACCTGAAGAAAATACTCCCGTGGAAACGGCTGTACGAGTCACTTGGCGCGTGTGAGCTCGTTAAGAGATACGCCCACGAGGCACAAGAAGCGCGTGACGCCTCGCCGTGCGCCACTTCAGAGCGTGGGATAGTTCTCGTTGAAGACAGCAGCAGCGATTACGAACAATTTCCCAAGCCGCGGAGGGCTGCTGACGGTGAAGTGGAAAACTGGGATACCAAAACTGAAGTTGTTGAGGAAACAGAATGTCAAGGTGCATCGTGTTATTTGCAGGACTGCGACACACCCGCTGTGGGAAAACGTTCCAGTAGACAGCGCAGAATGAAACACAAGAAGGTTTTACTGTCTGCTGCATCTTTTTCGGGCAGTTGCAAGAAAAGCTCAAGTGAAGTGCCTCCTAGGAACAAAAGTAATGTCCCGACATGTGGGAAGAACAGTCACGATGACGGCATTGTAGACTCTAGCCAAACGGCTGATGAGGTTGTTCCTAAGAAGTCTGCGATGCCTACACCTCAAAGAGTGCACAGCAAGACTTCTAGTATCCAAACTCAATCTCATCCTGGTAAGCGAAATGATCGTGTGGGAATAGCAGATTCACAAACTGCTGCAGTAGCGGAGACCAATTCTGGAAAAAAACATGTGCTGCAATCATCTCGAAGGAAGTCCAAGAATGCAAAGCAGCAGGAGACTCCTGCTGATGAGAGCACTCATGTTCATAGTATACCAGACAGCGATCTCTCTGGGGAGCTGTGTGTCCCAGACATTGTTGGCATGCAACAAACCACCCAGCCATCACCACAAAAGAAAGTTGGCACCGCAACTTCCCAGAAGCATACTAGTGGCCATCTTAGCCCATCACTGCTTTTCCAGAGTCACGACTGCACTGCCTCATGA